The following proteins come from a genomic window of Aspergillus luchuensis IFO 4308 DNA, chromosome 3, nearly complete sequence:
- a CDS encoding nuclear export protein Noc3 (BUSCO:EOG092629WJ;~COG:J,U;~EggNog:ENOG410PGMN;~InterPro:IPR016024,IPR016903,IPR005612,IPR011501;~PFAM:PF03914,PF07540): MAPARTTKRRRVSPPGDEERGSKSSGGASASDFYSNAAEWDLEQDYEQRPRKLGKKDKEQTRLPIKTAEGLQNVAEPEPEPEAEESDSFLGTDDDEDMEDADSDEDEEEVEEEKPKIPLKLQIIQTKEELARLATLINEDPEENMPLFKTMAEIMERGEHVAIQKLALAAQAAVYKDVIPGYRIRPLGDEDLSAKISKEVRKLRTFEQSLLSNYKHYIQKLVELTKPAKKDGPQVDPGLKSIAINCACNLLLSVAHFNFRSELLKILVNRLARKQVDADFVKCRETMEEVFIRDEDGVVSLEAVRLLSKMMKAKEFRINETVLDTFLHLRLLSEFSRKASRDRIDREEEEETPQFNKKPKQKREFRTKRERKVQKERKAVEKDMKEADALVSHEERDKNQAETLKLVFGVYFRILKLRIPKLMGPVLEGLAKYAHLINQDFFGDLLEALKDLIGHADRAEEEEEEEETDETNEAEPATTRDAQREALLCTVTAFALLEGQDASKAASTLHLDLSFFVKHLYRSLYNLSINPDVEFNPDKSLRLPDPNSPEANPAYRSRKKVNFQTPMVLLLRCLQSTLISRAHGMPPPVRLGSFSKRLMTSSLQLPEKSALATLSLMNQVAKHNARRISSLWHSDERKGDGVFNAYATDIEATNVFAGTIWEGELLRQHYCPQVRDAALDVEKMIATRK; the protein is encoded by the coding sequence ATGGCTCCTGCACGTACGACTAAACGGAGACGGGTGAGCCCTCCTGGAGATGAGGAGCGTGGCTCCAAATCCTCCGGTGGTGCGTCTGCCAGCGACTTCTACAGCAATGCCGCCGAGTGGGACCTTGAACAAGACTATGAGCAGCGCCCGCGCAAATTGGgcaagaaggacaaggaacAAACGAGATTGCCTATCAAGACTGCGGAGGGTCTACAAAATGTGGCGGAACCGGAACCCGAGCCGGAGGCTGAAGAATCCGACAGCTTTCTGGGcaccgatgacgacgaggataTGGAGGATGCGGAttccgatgaagatgaggaagaggttgaagaagagaagccgaAAATCCCATTGAAGCTGCAAATCATCCAGACCAAGGAGGAACTTGCGCGACTTGCTACGTTAATCAACGAAGATCCGGAAGAGAACATGCCGCTATTCAAGACAATGGCCGAAATCATGGAGCGGGGAGAACATGTTGCGATCCAGAAACTGGCCCTCGCCGCTCAGGCTGCAGTGTACAAGGACGTTATTCCTGGCTACCGAATCCGACCCCTCGGCGACGAAGACCTGTCCGCGAAAATCTCCAAGGAAGTGCGCAAGCTACGGACCTTCGAACAATCCCTCCTGTCGAACTACAAGCATTACATCCAGAAGCTGGTGGAACTCACGAAACCAGCCAAGAAGGACGGCCCCCAGGTGGACCCTGGCCTCAAGAGCATCGCGATCAACTGCGCCTGCAACCTACTCCTTTCCGTGGCGCACTTCAACTTCCGTAGCGAGCTCTTGAAGATCCTCGTCAACCGCCTCGCCCGGAAACAAGTCGATGCCGATTTCGTCAAATGTCGCGAGACCATGGAGGAGGTTTTCATACGGGACGAGGACGGAGTTGTGTCCCTCGAGGCTGTCCGTCTGctgtcgaagatgatgaaggcgaaggagttcCGCATCAACGAGACCGTCCTGGATaccttcctccacctccgtcTGCTGTCCGAATTCTCCCGCAAGGCGTCAAGAGACAGAATCGatcgcgaagaagaagaggagaccCCGCAATTCAACAAGAAGCCCAAGCAGAAGCGCGAGTTCCGCACCAAGCGGGAACGCAAGGTCCAGAAGGAGCGCAAAGCGGTCGAGAAGGACATGAAGGAGGCCGACGCACTGGTCTCCCacgaagagagagacaagaacCAAGCAGAAACGCTGAAGCTCGTCTTCGGCGTCTACTTCCGAATCCTCAAGCTCCGCATCCCCAAGCTCATGGGCCCTGTCCTCGAAGGTCTGGCCAAGTACGCCCACCTGATCAACCAGGACTTCTTCGGTGACTTGCTGGAAGCACTCAAGGACCTGATCGGCCACGCCGATCGagccgaagaggaagaagaggaggaggagacagACGAAACCAATGAAGCGGAGCCAGCCACGACCCGCGACGCCCAGCGCGAAGCCCTCCTCTGTACCGTCACAGCCTTTGCCCTCCTGGAAGGACAAGACGCCAGCAAGGCCGCCAGCACACTCCACCTGGACCTGAGTTTCTTCGTAAAACACCTCTACCGCTCTCTGtacaacctctccatcaacCCCGACGTCGAATTCAACCCCGACAAATccctccgcctccccgaCCCCAACTCCCCCGAAGCAAACCCGGCCTACCGATCCAGGAAGAAGGTCAACTTCCAGACGCCCAtggttcttctccttcgctgCTTGCAATCTACTCTGATTTCCCGCGCACACGGAATGCCCCCTCCCGTCCGCCTAGGCTCTTTCTCCAAGCGCCTGATGACATCCTCGCTCCAGCTGCCCGAGAAGTCCGCCCTCGCGACCCTGTCGCTCATGAACCAGGTGGCCAAGCATAATGCACGCCGCATCTCCTCACTGTGGCACAGTGATGAGCGCAAGGGAGACGGTGTGTTCAATGCGTACGCTACAGATATCGAGGCGACTAATGTCTTCGCGGGCACGATCTGGGAGGGAGAGTTGTTGCGCCAGCATTACTGTCCTCAGGTTCGGGATGCTGCGTTGGATGTAGAGAAGATGATTGCGACGCGGAAATAG
- a CDS encoding uncharacterized protein (COG:S;~EggNog:ENOG410Q2V1), with the protein MSVNEGNAWALRRAKEREQMRLSGDTEQGSLSSMKSVKTISPELGKLDFESDLALPMPNPRTARANSIVNDTPPSLPTSGSGSGSLWSRSIAKKRSFTEPGRLAAAAASTSATGEKKSEKKSTFKALKAKLSFKDLKKEFRKEVPPASTMPKITILRDDSSSLDSFAAKGNNFEVERLYTPRPRVMEVGSGSSSLSRKSSVIRLDDCLKDFEKASDSSVRTPMKDGGGGAGGEGARFKHSLIHSNEAEEGHTSTLLDAVLLSGSSPAARTGELRNSRLPEVVSTPQRACSYAAEPASPKSAASTVRESEAARTYSPSVYETILSDRTSDLPRRDHGVTSIEEVISLTPTRDSDSSVKKGSDTRLSALASPATTFQAGPDGSSSEYVTAQVPVDRAQLLGSTGRGGFAPTPPDPGYQNTAALEEQLASHVEQLHFHVQHAASKLVKTFEDKNAWHMDQVLRHVDTMVDLAQAINKKAAAQTELLKEARTAVADVRAHIDTLRREVRVIKSKIITAIHEEIGKLRYDLQEEGKLGPGNPASEGILTPSAGLQGPSIPLMVNRDLSAQDDGRDKLLPRKEEGKYGEMKKKKTKNEQEENKERKQAAPSSVLRSANLVNSSSSAYLSVRDHQHQITEKRVAWKDDYEDTSGSPTPKASTFLDLPDLLVPAIEQAEALLTSAAQPKMDKPAPKRSFFNLLLHRDSDNNASRTQENKPQAVDNNKAQDKLTTPNPSHDPNLDPSTIHPVLRTPEQSKILAERDLERIRLEKHQLAMLTTPSPTPARRPGVLKSSKSHSSIGGGAGTSTAESTSSSPPPTLHGWPLPDVYKNRLPAVPSRSLNSTPQQQQQQQQQQQQQGFDNPYPIFRHPVPASTAPGSIGSTSSSPVGFSPSQGGSGSRTDGPPPRPRRPPPLPLELISSNTTTVSFGRKREGSGRHRSGTLERVDE; encoded by the exons atgtcggTCAATGAGGGAAATGCGTGGGCTCTGCGACGGGCCAAGGAGAGAGAACAGATGAGATTGAGCGGTGATACTGAGCAGGGTAGTCTTTCCTCGATGAAAAGTG TTAAAACGATCTCGCCAGAACTGGGAAAGTTGGACTTCGAATCCGACCTCGCTCTACCAATGCCAAATCCTCGCACTGCTCGAGCCAACTCGATCGTAAACGACACTCCCCCTAGCTTGCCTACCAGTGGAAGCGGGAGTGGAAGTCTCTGGAGCAGAAGCATTGCTAAGAAACGCTCGTTCACTGAACCGGGTCGtttggcagcggcggcagcttcAACATCAGCGACTGGTGAGAAAAAGTCGGAGAAGAAATCAACCTTCAAGGCTCTCAAGGCCAAGCTCAGCTTCAAGGATCTAAAGAAGGAGTTTCGCAAGGAGGTCCCACCGGCAAGTACGATGCCGAAAATCACTATCCTCCGGGatgattcttcttctttggatTCTTTCGCTGCAAAGGGGAACAATTTCGAAGTCGAGAGGCTGTACACTCCCAGACCTagggtgatggaggtgggTTCGGGGTCATCGTCGCTATCACGGAAGTCAAGTGTGATACGGTTGGATGACTGTTTGAAGGATTTCGAAAAGGCGTCGGATTCTTCCGTGCGTACGCCCAtgaaggatggtggtggtggtgctggtggtgaagGCGCTAGATTCAAACACTCGCTCATCCACAGCAATGAAGCGGAAGAGGGACATACTTCGACTCTGCTCGATGCCGTTCTCCTGAGCGGATCGTCACCAGCTGCCCGTACAGGAGAGCTCAGGAATAGCAGGCTGCCAGAGGTCGTTAGCACACCTCAACGCGCATGCAGTTATGCAGCTGAGCCAGCGTCTCCCAAGAGTGCGGCATCCACGGTCCGCGAGAGCGAAGCTGCACGCACGTACTCCCCATCGGTGTATGAGACGATCTTGTCTGATAGAACGTCCGATCTGCCACGTCGCGATCACGGGGTGACCAGCATCGAGGAAGTCATTTCGCTCACGCCAACCCGGGACAGTGACTCGTCCGTCAAGAAAGGTTCCGACACCCGTCTGTCGGCATTGGCGTCTCCTGCGACAACGTTCCAGGCCGGTCCTGATGGCTCGTCTAGCGAATACGTTACCGCTCAGGTCCCCGTCGATAGAGCGCAGCTTCTGGGTTCCACTGGTCGGGGTGGCTTCGCCCCTACGCCGCCAGACCCAGGTTATCAAAACACGGCGGCGCTGGAGGAGCAACTTGCTTCGCACGTAGAGCAGCTCCATTTCCACGTGCAGCATGCGGCCAGTAAACTCGTCAAGACGTTCGAGGACAAAAACGCCTGGCACATGGACCAAGTTCTTCGCCATGTGGACACGATGGTTGACCTAGCTCAGGCCATCAACAAGAAAGCGGCTGCTCAGACTGAGCTATTGAAGGAAGCACGGACTGCCGTTGCGGATGTCAGGGCTCATATCGACACGCTGCGACGCGAAGTGCGCGTCATCAAGTCGAAAATCATCACTGCGATCCACGAGGAAATTGGAAAGCTCAGGTACGACCTCCAAGAGGAGGGTAAGCTTGGCCCTGGCAACCCAGCATCTGAGGGAATCCTGACCCCCAGTGCTGGGCTGCAGGGCCCATCGATTCCTTTGATGGTGAACCGAGACTTGAGCGCGCAGGATGATGGGAGGGACAAGTTGCTgccgagaaaagaagaagggaagtatggtgagatgaagaagaagaagacgaagaacgaGCAAGaggaaaataaagaaagaaaacaagcaGCCCCGTCGAGCGTGTTACGCAGTGCCAATCTTGTGAATAGCTCGTCCTCCGCTTACCTGAGCGTCAGAGACCATCAGCACCAGATCACTGAAAAGCGAGTTGCCTGGAAAGATGACTATGAGGACACTTCAGGATCCCCCACTCCCAAAGCATCTACTTTCCTCGATCTACCAGACCTGCTCGTGCCAGCAATCGAACAAGCCGAAGCCTTACTCACATCTGCTGCACAGCCCAAGATGGACAAACCTGCACCCAaacgcagcttcttcaacctACTTCTTCACCGTGACAGTGATAATAACGCCAGCCGCACGCAGGAGAACAAACCTCAAGCTGTCGACAACAACAAGGCACAGGACAAACTTACCACCCCCAATCCCAGCCACGATCCAAACTTGGACCCCAGCACCATCCACCCAGTCCTACGCACCCCCGAGCAAAGCAAAATCCTCGCCGAGCGCGACCTCGAACGCATCCGTCTCGAAAAGCACCAGCTGGCCATGCTGACAACTCCAAGTCCCACTCCTGCTCGACGTCCCGGCGTGCTCAAGTCATCGAAATCTCACTCTTCAAtcggcggtggtgctggcACTTCTACTGCTGAGagtacctcctcctcacctcctcctaCTCTGCACGGATGGCCTCTTCCAGATGTGTACAAGAATAGGCTGCCTGCTGTGCCGTCTCGCAGCTTGAACTCaactccccagcagcagcagcagcagcagcagcagcagcagcaacagggCTTCGATAACCCGTACCCGATTTTCAGACACCCTGTTCCTGCCTCGACTGCGCCTGGTTCAATTGGTTCTACTTCTAGTTCCCCTGTCGGGTTCTCGCCGTCGCagggtggtagtggtagtcgTACTGATGGCCCTCCTCCCAGACCTCGTCGTCCGCCTCCGCTTCCGCTTGAGCTGATTTCAtcgaatactactactgttaGTTTTGGacggaagagagaggggtcGGGAAGACATCGGAGTGGGACGTTGGAGAGGGTCGACGAGTAG